The proteins below are encoded in one region of Casimicrobium huifangae:
- the metX gene encoding homoserine O-succinyltransferase MetX, with protein sequence MSTTPIPHDSVGYVSPQKIAFETPIQFASGASLPRFDLMVETYGELNAAKSNAVLVCHALSGHHHVAGYYKDAPDPSRSEGWWENLIGPGRPLDTRKFFVIGLNNLGGCHGSTGPGTINPATGQPFGSDFPVVTVPDWVEAQRLLADHFGIDSFAAILGGSLGGMQALQWSILHPDRVRNVLAIAAAPKLSAENIGFNEVARQAIRTDPDFHDGHFYAHGVVPRRGLRLSRMLGHLTYLSDDLMGEKFGRLLKGEDYQFGFDAEFEVESYLRYQGDKFAGYFDANTYLLMTKALDYFDPAKDFGGDLTAAFANSTAKFFIAAFTSDWRFSPARSKEIVRSLLANRHDVSYAEIESVEGHDSFLMPIPQYHALLRATFEGIRV encoded by the coding sequence ATGTCGACCACTCCGATTCCGCATGACTCCGTAGGGTACGTCTCGCCGCAGAAGATTGCGTTCGAGACGCCCATCCAGTTCGCGTCCGGCGCCTCGCTGCCACGCTTTGATTTGATGGTGGAGACCTACGGCGAGCTGAACGCGGCCAAAAGCAATGCCGTGCTGGTCTGCCACGCGCTCTCCGGCCATCATCACGTGGCGGGCTACTACAAGGATGCGCCGGACCCATCACGCAGCGAGGGTTGGTGGGAGAACCTGATCGGGCCTGGCCGCCCGCTGGATACCCGCAAGTTCTTCGTGATTGGGCTCAACAACCTCGGTGGCTGCCACGGCTCCACCGGGCCGGGCACGATCAATCCTGCGACCGGGCAGCCGTTCGGGAGTGACTTCCCGGTGGTAACGGTACCGGACTGGGTAGAAGCGCAGCGCCTGCTTGCCGATCATTTCGGGATCGATTCTTTCGCCGCGATTCTCGGTGGATCGCTGGGCGGCATGCAGGCGCTGCAATGGTCCATCCTGCATCCCGACCGTGTGCGCAACGTGCTCGCCATCGCAGCGGCGCCCAAGCTTTCAGCCGAGAACATCGGCTTCAACGAGGTGGCGCGGCAGGCCATCCGCACCGATCCGGACTTTCACGACGGTCATTTCTACGCGCACGGCGTGGTGCCGCGGCGCGGGCTGCGGCTGTCGCGCATGCTTGGCCATCTCACCTATCTGTCGGACGACTTGATGGGCGAGAAGTTTGGCCGTCTGCTCAAGGGTGAGGACTACCAGTTCGGCTTCGATGCCGAATTCGAAGTGGAGAGCTACCTGCGCTATCAGGGCGACAAGTTCGCGGGCTACTTTGACGCCAACACCTATCTGCTGATGACCAAGGCGCTCGACTACTTTGATCCGGCGAAAGATTTTGGCGGCGACCTCACGGCCGCATTCGCCAACAGCACGGCGAAATTCTTCATCGCCGCCTTCACCAGCGACTGGCGCTTCTCGCCCGCGCGCTCGAAGGAGATCGTGCGCTCCCTGCTCGCCAATCGGCATGACGTGAGCTACGCCGAGATTGAATCGGTGGAAGGGCACGATTCCTTCCTGATGCCCATCCCGCAATATCACGCGCTGCTGCGCGCCACGTTCGAAGGGATCCGCGTATGA
- the metW gene encoding methionine biosynthesis protein MetW, which produces MSAAYIRPDFDVVTHWVPQGASVLDLGCGDGELLARLVRERNAQGYGVEIADAGVLASMQRGLNIVQADIEGGLNLFGDAAFDVVILSQTLQATRHTEALVSEVLRVGKSAIVTLPNFGHWSVRWQLGIGGRMPVSKRLPYQWYDTPNVHFSTIRDFDVFCAEKGIRVERRAVLAGGHEISLLPNVRGETAVFQIRR; this is translated from the coding sequence ATGAGCGCCGCCTACATTCGCCCCGACTTCGACGTTGTCACCCACTGGGTGCCGCAGGGCGCGTCGGTGCTTGATCTCGGCTGTGGCGACGGCGAGCTGCTCGCACGCCTGGTCCGCGAGCGCAACGCGCAAGGCTACGGCGTCGAGATCGCCGATGCCGGTGTACTGGCGTCGATGCAGCGCGGGCTCAACATCGTGCAGGCCGACATCGAAGGCGGACTCAATCTGTTCGGCGACGCTGCGTTCGATGTGGTCATCCTGTCACAAACGCTGCAGGCCACGCGCCATACCGAAGCGCTGGTGAGCGAAGTGCTGCGCGTCGGCAAGAGCGCCATCGTGACGTTACCCAACTTCGGTCACTGGTCGGTGCGCTGGCAGCTCGGCATCGGTGGTCGCATGCCGGTGTCAAAGCGGCTGCCGTATCAGTGGTACGACACGCCGAACGTGCACTTCTCCACCATTCGCGATTTCGACGTCTTCTGCGCCGAAAAAGGCATCAGGGTTGAACGTCGCGCGGTACTAGCGGGTGGCCACGAAATTTCGCTATTGCCCAACGTGCGTGGTGAGACGGCCGTATTCCAGATCCGGCGCTAA
- a CDS encoding reprolysin-like metallopeptidase, with product MRVFFRTWLAAALLAVAAGAASAATGSWLTLAGTANGAAKGALVAPGERDVSINLDALFSHAHGETRNVAVSDTRELALTGLRVLDGASGARTWVGMHRDGDAEHNVFVTEHQGYVYGTLYASDTTYILSGDSKRGSVRLLDQRAAGHTLVPPTAHDFVEPPLLPQALAEQHKLSDEATVVFATPAPQSVIDLLVVYTEGMVTRYGSVAGVLARINNLVAQANTGYLNSEVAITLRLVATYRSSYSETTTDGQALDHITPSIPAFGRVVVTPPELTAVAPLRDSSQADIVVLIRPFRRNAHAACGMANRNGTVGFDMAPYEGWAYAVFSDGLDLEAGNGTCPDTAFSHEIGHVMGMNHDRGSLSVDAPNATVPPVSYGYGFGYGYNAPGCPTGYCYMPTHGDIMSIAYVNRNLNCYSHPGIRIASDGLSCGLNVSSGTIAGVAPDTAEEACIGSAAGCGPAAASCANNPTCAYSARGLNYVRVKVSRWRDAPISGTITQGATGVANLSFCTSSPDILCTASTGSYRCSGPAGWTGSIHPRAAGYRIPAVVVPAALTVGGITSNLSAQLDSAFPNCNLDIDGNGLIDASTDGVATLRRFLGVSAANFGTPAGVCAQNTTAATLYARSAFAAVPATGATSSNATGDGLVILRAMLGLTGSAVTQGAVPPGAARGQWNTPAGVNNNIREWLNANCGSAFVP from the coding sequence ATGAGGGTTTTCTTTCGCACATGGCTTGCTGCCGCGCTGCTTGCGGTGGCCGCTGGCGCTGCCAGCGCCGCGACGGGTAGCTGGCTCACACTGGCAGGCACAGCCAACGGCGCCGCGAAGGGCGCGCTGGTTGCACCGGGTGAGCGTGATGTCAGCATCAACCTCGACGCACTGTTCTCTCACGCACATGGCGAAACACGCAACGTTGCCGTGTCCGATACGCGCGAGCTCGCGCTGACGGGCCTGCGCGTTCTCGACGGCGCATCCGGCGCGCGCACCTGGGTGGGCATGCATCGTGACGGCGACGCCGAGCACAACGTCTTTGTCACCGAGCATCAGGGCTACGTGTACGGTACGCTGTACGCATCCGACACCACTTACATCCTGAGTGGCGACAGCAAGCGCGGCAGCGTTCGCCTGCTCGACCAGCGCGCAGCAGGGCATACACTGGTGCCGCCGACGGCGCATGATTTCGTGGAGCCCCCGTTGTTGCCGCAAGCACTTGCGGAGCAGCACAAGCTCAGTGATGAGGCCACGGTGGTGTTCGCTACGCCAGCGCCACAAAGCGTGATCGACCTGCTGGTGGTGTACACCGAGGGCATGGTGACCCGATACGGCAGTGTGGCCGGCGTGCTCGCGCGCATCAACAACCTGGTGGCGCAGGCCAACACCGGCTACCTGAACAGCGAGGTAGCGATCACGCTGCGGCTGGTAGCAACCTATCGCAGCAGCTATTCCGAGACAACTACCGACGGGCAGGCGCTTGATCACATCACGCCGTCGATCCCGGCCTTTGGACGCGTGGTGGTGACGCCGCCCGAACTGACCGCAGTCGCGCCGCTGCGCGATTCCAGCCAGGCCGATATCGTGGTGCTGATCCGTCCGTTCCGGCGCAATGCGCACGCCGCCTGCGGCATGGCCAACCGCAACGGCACCGTGGGCTTCGACATGGCGCCGTACGAGGGCTGGGCTTATGCCGTGTTCAGCGACGGACTCGATCTGGAGGCTGGCAACGGGACCTGCCCGGACACCGCCTTCTCGCATGAAATCGGACACGTCATGGGCATGAACCATGATCGCGGCAGTCTCTCGGTGGACGCGCCCAATGCAACGGTGCCGCCGGTCTCTTACGGCTATGGCTTCGGTTACGGCTACAACGCACCGGGCTGCCCGACCGGCTATTGCTACATGCCCACCCATGGCGACATCATGTCGATCGCCTACGTTAACCGCAACCTCAACTGTTATTCCCATCCCGGCATCCGCATTGCCAGCGATGGCCTGTCGTGCGGCTTGAACGTATCGTCGGGCACCATCGCCGGGGTCGCACCCGACACCGCCGAGGAAGCCTGTATCGGCTCGGCGGCAGGCTGCGGGCCGGCGGCGGCGTCCTGCGCGAACAACCCGACCTGCGCCTATTCGGCGCGCGGCCTCAACTACGTTCGCGTGAAGGTTTCGCGCTGGCGTGATGCGCCGATCAGCGGCACCATCACCCAGGGCGCGACCGGCGTGGCCAATCTGTCGTTCTGTACGTCAAGCCCCGACATTCTTTGCACGGCATCCACCGGCAGCTACCGCTGCAGCGGCCCGGCCGGGTGGACCGGCTCGATACATCCACGCGCGGCAGGCTACCGTATCCCTGCGGTCGTGGTGCCGGCTGCATTGACGGTGGGCGGCATCACCAGCAACCTGAGCGCCCAGCTCGACAGTGCCTTCCCGAACTGCAACCTCGATATTGACGGCAACGGCCTCATCGACGCCTCGACCGACGGCGTGGCGACGCTACGCCGGTTCCTCGGTGTCAGCGCAGCCAACTTCGGCACACCGGCAGGTGTCTGCGCGCAGAACACCACCGCGGCGACCCTTTACGCCCGCAGTGCGTTCGCGGCGGTACCGGCAACCGGCGCCACCAGCAGTAACGCGACCGGCGACGGCCTGGTGATCCTGCGGGCCATGCTTGGGCTAACTGGCAGCGCGGTGACGCAAGGCGCGGTGCCGCCCGGCGCGGCGCGCGGCCAGTGGAACACGCCGGCCGGCGTCAACAACAACATTCGCGAGTGGCTGAATGCCAATTGCGGCAGTGCCTTCGTCCCGTAA